Proteins from a genomic interval of Lysobacter arenosi:
- a CDS encoding phosphotriesterase family protein — MQRREFLGALAASSLAWGLPGCAGIDGAAGKAGASAMTVSGPVPAADLGMTLAHEHLFADVRPYAEQMAKPIAPDMDEVVEVVLPYLREIYRAGCRTLVDCTATTLGRNPVLTRRLSQASGLQMLTVTGAYVAAGGRFVPPYVVAETDKQLAHRWSAEWRDGIGDTGIRPGLIKLGIEGDPPSDIERKVLRAAAMTHLESGLVIASHTGPWADVEPGRNARCAFAQLDLLQAAGVAPSAWIWVHAQNEVQGSQHVEAARRGAWVSFDGFRPGQEVAYLAMIARMRDEGLLDHVLVSQDAGWYNAGQPRGGEFKPYLPLFTALVPALREGGFDEAQIGTILVDNPARAFALRKVVS; from the coding sequence ATGCAACGCAGGGAATTTCTCGGCGCCTTGGCGGCGTCGTCGCTCGCATGGGGCCTGCCCGGCTGCGCCGGTATCGACGGCGCCGCCGGCAAGGCAGGCGCATCCGCGATGACGGTGAGCGGTCCCGTCCCGGCCGCGGACTTGGGCATGACGCTGGCGCATGAGCACCTGTTCGCCGACGTGCGTCCTTACGCGGAGCAGATGGCGAAGCCGATCGCGCCTGACATGGATGAAGTGGTGGAGGTGGTGCTCCCCTACCTCCGCGAGATATACCGCGCGGGCTGCCGCACGCTGGTCGACTGCACCGCCACGACGCTCGGGCGCAATCCGGTTCTGACACGGCGGCTATCGCAAGCCAGCGGGCTGCAGATGCTGACCGTCACCGGCGCCTATGTCGCCGCTGGCGGTCGTTTCGTGCCGCCGTACGTGGTGGCGGAAACGGACAAACAGCTTGCACATCGCTGGAGCGCAGAGTGGCGCGACGGCATTGGCGATACCGGCATTCGCCCGGGCCTGATCAAGCTCGGGATCGAGGGCGATCCGCCCAGTGACATCGAACGCAAGGTGCTTCGCGCCGCGGCAATGACGCATCTCGAATCCGGACTCGTCATTGCCTCGCACACCGGGCCGTGGGCGGATGTCGAGCCAGGCCGCAATGCGAGATGCGCCTTCGCGCAACTCGACCTGTTGCAGGCGGCAGGCGTCGCGCCTTCGGCCTGGATCTGGGTGCATGCGCAAAACGAAGTGCAGGGCAGCCAGCATGTCGAGGCAGCGCGCCGCGGTGCCTGGGTGTCGTTCGATGGCTTCCGGCCGGGACAGGAGGTGGCCTATCTGGCGATGATCGCTCGCATGCGCGACGAAGGCCTGCTCGACCACGTGCTCGTGTCCCAGGACGCAGGCTGGTACAACGCCGGCCAGCCGCGAGGCGGCGAGTTCAAACCCTATCTGCCACTTTTCACTGCGCTCGTCCCGGCGCTGCGCGAGGGCGGTTTCGACGAGGCGCAGATCGGCACGATCCTGGTCGACAACCCGGCGCGTGCGTTTGCGCTCCGGAAAGTAGTGAGCTGA
- a CDS encoding LacI family DNA-binding transcriptional regulator yields MEKPKKSVRRKGRAVTIDEVAALANVSPMTVSRVVNGYGKVRESTRERVTQAVRELGYTPNQAASSLAAAQDTRIALIYTNPSAAYLRELLVGALNGASRTAAQLVIDTWENFDAEQQRHAARALAKTVAGAILPPPLCESKAIVSELVNAGVAVVAIASGRFSQEISSVRIDDFHASREITAHLISLGHTRIGYIKGNPNQTASARRYEGFQAAMSEAGLTLDSALVQQGYFTYRSGLDATEKLLGLRKPPTAIFASNDDMASAVISVAHRRGLDVPRDLSVVGFDDTSAATTVWPELTTIHQPIASMADSAIDILLRNIRRKDRNTRVVVDHVLPHQLVSRDSVAPPAKPGDTTGQ; encoded by the coding sequence TTGGAAAAGCCCAAGAAATCGGTTCGCCGCAAGGGTCGTGCAGTCACCATCGACGAGGTGGCGGCGCTCGCCAACGTTTCGCCGATGACCGTGTCGCGCGTCGTCAACGGCTACGGCAAGGTCCGCGAGTCCACCCGCGAACGCGTCACCCAGGCGGTGCGCGAGCTGGGCTACACGCCCAACCAGGCCGCCAGTTCGCTGGCCGCGGCGCAGGACACGCGCATCGCGCTGATCTACACCAACCCCAGCGCGGCCTACCTGCGCGAGTTGCTGGTGGGTGCATTGAACGGTGCCTCGCGGACCGCCGCGCAGCTGGTCATCGACACCTGGGAAAACTTCGACGCCGAACAGCAGCGCCATGCCGCGCGCGCACTGGCCAAGACCGTGGCCGGCGCGATCCTGCCGCCGCCGCTGTGCGAGTCCAAGGCCATCGTGTCGGAACTGGTCAATGCCGGCGTCGCAGTTGTAGCGATCGCGTCGGGTCGCTTCAGCCAGGAAATCTCCAGCGTCCGCATCGACGACTTCCACGCCAGTCGCGAGATCACCGCGCACCTGATCTCGCTCGGTCATACCCGCATCGGCTACATCAAGGGCAACCCGAACCAGACTGCCAGCGCGCGCCGTTACGAGGGTTTCCAGGCCGCGATGAGCGAAGCCGGCCTCACGCTGGATTCGGCGCTCGTGCAGCAGGGTTACTTCACCTATCGCTCCGGTCTGGACGCCACCGAAAAGCTGCTCGGGCTGCGCAAGCCACCGACCGCGATCTTCGCCAGCAACGACGACATGGCCTCGGCGGTCATCTCGGTCGCACACCGACGCGGGCTCGACGTGCCGCGCGACCTGTCGGTCGTTGGCTTCGACGACACCTCGGCCGCGACCACGGTGTGGCCTGAACTGACCACCATCCACCAGCCCATCGCCTCGATGGCCGATTCGGCGATCGACATCCTGCTGCGCAACATCCGCCGCAAGGATCGCAACACGCGCGTGGTCGTCGACCACGTGCTTCCCCACCAGCTGGTGTCGCGCGACTCGGTCGCACCGCCGGCCAAACCGGGCGACACGACCGGCCAGTGA
- the xylA gene encoding xylose isomerase, translating into MTTPFIGAREYFPGIGRIPFEGRDSDNPLAFKHYDANKRIGDKTMAEHLRFAVCYWHSFCNAGHDPFGPGTRVYPWDAASTPLARAEAKADASFEFFTKLGVPYYCFHDIDLAPDAEDIGEYEKNVKHMVAIAKERQQATGMKLLWGTANLFSHPRYMNGASTNPDFAVVARAAVQVKAAIEATVELGGENYVFWGGREGYASLHNTNMKRELAHFGRFLTMARDYGRSIGFKGNYLIEPKPMEPMKHQYDFDSATVVGFLREHGLDQDFKLNIEANHATLSGHTFEHDLQVASDAGMLGSIDANRGNAQNGWDTDQFPTDLYDTVGAMLVVLRQGGLQPGGLNFDAKVRRESTDADDLFLAHIGGMDAFARGLEVAHALLTKSPWEQWRAERYASFDKGAGNDFAAGKLDLAALSALAGKGEPAKISGKQERYENLLNQYLMR; encoded by the coding sequence ATGACGACTCCCTTCATCGGCGCCCGCGAATACTTCCCCGGCATTGGCCGCATCCCGTTCGAGGGACGCGATTCCGACAACCCGCTGGCGTTCAAGCACTACGACGCCAACAAGCGCATCGGCGACAAGACGATGGCAGAGCACCTGCGTTTCGCGGTGTGCTACTGGCACAGCTTCTGCAACGCCGGCCACGACCCGTTCGGCCCGGGTACCCGCGTCTATCCGTGGGATGCCGCCTCCACGCCGCTGGCTCGTGCCGAGGCCAAGGCTGATGCCTCGTTCGAGTTCTTCACCAAGCTCGGCGTGCCGTACTACTGCTTCCACGACATCGACCTGGCGCCCGACGCCGAGGACATCGGCGAGTACGAGAAGAACGTCAAGCACATGGTCGCCATCGCCAAGGAGCGCCAGCAGGCGACCGGCATGAAGCTGCTGTGGGGCACCGCCAACCTCTTCAGCCACCCGCGCTACATGAACGGTGCCTCGACCAACCCGGACTTCGCCGTGGTTGCGCGCGCTGCCGTGCAGGTCAAGGCCGCCATCGAGGCGACGGTCGAGCTGGGCGGCGAGAACTACGTGTTCTGGGGCGGCCGCGAAGGCTACGCCTCGCTGCACAACACCAACATGAAGCGCGAGCTGGCGCACTTCGGCCGCTTCCTGACGATGGCGCGCGACTACGGCCGCAGCATCGGCTTCAAGGGCAACTACCTCATCGAACCCAAGCCGATGGAGCCGATGAAGCACCAGTACGACTTCGACTCGGCCACGGTCGTCGGCTTCCTGCGCGAGCACGGCCTGGACCAGGACTTCAAACTCAACATCGAAGCCAACCACGCCACGCTGTCGGGCCACACCTTCGAGCATGACCTGCAGGTCGCGTCCGACGCCGGCATGCTCGGCAGCATCGACGCCAACCGCGGCAACGCCCAGAACGGCTGGGACACCGACCAGTTCCCGACCGACCTGTACGACACCGTCGGCGCGATGCTGGTGGTGCTGCGCCAGGGCGGCCTGCAGCCGGGCGGCCTCAACTTCGACGCCAAGGTGCGTCGCGAGTCGACCGATGCCGACGACCTGTTCCTGGCCCACATCGGCGGCATGGACGCGTTCGCGCGCGGCCTGGAAGTGGCGCACGCGCTGCTGACCAAGTCGCCGTGGGAACAGTGGCGCGCCGAGCGTTACGCCAGCTTCGACAAGGGCGCCGGCAACGACTTCGCCGCCGGCAAGCTGGACCTCGCCGCGCTCAGCGCACTTGCGGGCAAGGGCGAGCCTGCGAAGATCAGCGGCAAGCAGGAGCGCTACGAGAACCTGCTCAACCAGTACCTGATGCGCTGA
- a CDS encoding alpha-glucuronidase family glycosyl hydrolase, giving the protein MAMVALLATLSVVPAAHAEDGYDLWLRYRPLPADSATTYRANVSQLILPDATPTQAATRAELLRGLSGLLGSTPSVSTSVSADGAVIVGTPASSPLIAGLRLKLQGLGREGYLIRSVSVGGHRATVIAANEDVGALYGAFHFLRLVQTAQPLAALDLRQAPHVQLRVLNHWDNLDRHVERGYAGESIWDWHKLPDYLDPRYTDYARANASLGINGTVLNNVNANALSLTPMYLEKAAALAGVFRPYGIRVYLSARFSAPIEVGGLKTADPLDPQVQRWWRDKADEIYKVIPDFGGFLVKANSEGQPGPQDYGRTHADGANMLADAVKPHGGVVMWRAFVYSHEEPDDRAKQAYSEFVPLDGKFRDNVIVQVKNGAIDFQPREPFHPLFGAMPKTPLMMEFQITKEYLGFATHLAYLGPMYEETLEADTHRRGKGSTVAKVVDGSLHKYALTGMAGVANIGSDRNWSGSQFDQANWYVFGRMAWDPSLKARPIAEEWTRMTFSNDADVVKPIVEMMMGSREAVVDYMTPLGLHHLMGNGHHYGPGPWVSGGPRADWTSVYYHRANRDGIGFDRSASGSNAVAQYAPPVAREFGDIKHVPEKYLLWFHHVPWDYRTQSGRTLWDELVHRYTHGVDSVKQMEQAWNGLDGRIDAERHAQVATFLAIQHKEAQWWRDASIAYFQTFSQRPLPEGQAPPAHSLEYYEALSFPFAPGN; this is encoded by the coding sequence ATGGCGATGGTTGCCCTGTTGGCGACGCTGTCGGTCGTGCCGGCCGCACACGCAGAGGACGGTTACGACCTGTGGCTGCGCTACCGGCCATTGCCGGCCGATAGTGCCACGACCTACCGCGCGAACGTCTCGCAGCTGATCTTGCCCGACGCGACGCCGACCCAGGCCGCCACCCGTGCCGAACTGCTGCGCGGCCTGTCCGGGCTGCTTGGCAGCACGCCTTCGGTGTCGACTTCGGTCAGCGCGGACGGCGCCGTCATCGTCGGCACGCCCGCGTCCTCGCCGCTGATCGCCGGTCTTCGCCTGAAGCTGCAGGGCCTTGGCCGAGAGGGCTACCTGATCCGCAGCGTCAGCGTCGGTGGCCACCGCGCCACGGTCATTGCCGCCAATGAAGACGTCGGCGCGCTGTACGGCGCGTTCCACTTCCTGCGCCTGGTCCAGACCGCGCAGCCGCTGGCGGCGCTCGACCTGCGCCAGGCGCCGCATGTGCAGCTGCGCGTGCTCAACCATTGGGACAACCTCGATCGCCACGTCGAACGCGGTTATGCCGGCGAATCGATCTGGGACTGGCACAAGCTGCCCGACTACCTCGACCCGCGCTACACCGATTACGCCCGCGCCAACGCTTCGCTCGGCATCAACGGCACGGTGCTCAACAACGTCAACGCCAATGCGCTGAGCCTGACGCCGATGTACCTGGAGAAGGCGGCGGCGCTGGCCGGCGTGTTCCGGCCTTACGGCATCCGCGTTTACCTCAGTGCGCGCTTCAGCGCGCCGATCGAGGTTGGTGGCCTCAAGACCGCCGACCCGCTCGATCCGCAGGTGCAGCGCTGGTGGCGCGACAAGGCCGACGAGATCTACAAGGTCATTCCCGATTTCGGCGGTTTCCTGGTCAAGGCCAACTCCGAAGGCCAGCCTGGCCCGCAGGACTACGGCCGCACCCACGCTGACGGCGCCAACATGCTTGCCGACGCGGTCAAGCCGCACGGCGGCGTCGTGATGTGGCGCGCGTTCGTCTACTCGCACGAGGAGCCGGACGACCGCGCCAAGCAGGCCTATAGCGAGTTCGTGCCGCTTGATGGCAAGTTCCGCGACAACGTCATCGTCCAGGTCAAGAACGGCGCCATCGACTTCCAGCCGCGCGAGCCGTTCCATCCGCTGTTCGGTGCGATGCCGAAGACGCCGCTGATGATGGAGTTCCAGATCACCAAGGAATACCTGGGCTTCGCCACGCACCTGGCCTACCTGGGACCGATGTACGAGGAGACGCTGGAAGCCGACACCCATCGTCGCGGCAAGGGTTCGACCGTGGCGAAGGTGGTCGACGGCTCCCTGCACAAGTACGCGCTGACCGGCATGGCCGGCGTCGCCAACATCGGTTCGGACCGCAACTGGAGCGGATCGCAGTTCGATCAGGCCAACTGGTATGTCTTCGGCCGCATGGCCTGGGATCCGTCGCTCAAGGCCCGGCCGATCGCCGAGGAATGGACGCGGATGACGTTCTCCAACGACGCCGACGTGGTGAAGCCGATCGTCGAGATGATGATGGGTTCGCGCGAAGCAGTCGTGGACTACATGACGCCGCTCGGCCTGCATCACCTGATGGGCAACGGTCACCACTACGGCCCGGGTCCGTGGGTGTCGGGCGGTCCGCGTGCCGACTGGACCTCGGTCTACTACCACCGCGCCAACCGCGACGGCATCGGCTTCGACCGCAGTGCCAGCGGCAGCAATGCCGTGGCCCAGTACGCGCCGCCGGTGGCGCGTGAATTCGGCGACATCAAGCACGTGCCGGAGAAGTACCTGCTCTGGTTCCACCATGTTCCGTGGGATTACCGCACGCAGTCCGGCCGCACCCTGTGGGACGAGCTCGTCCACCGCTATACGCACGGCGTCGACAGCGTGAAGCAGATGGAGCAGGCCTGGAACGGGCTGGACGGCCGCATCGATGCCGAGCGCCACGCCCAGGTCGCCACGTTCCTCGCCATCCAGCACAAGGAAGCGCAGTGGTGGCGCGACGCCAGCATTGCCTACTTCCAGACGTTCTCGCAGCGACCGTTGCCGGAAGGCCAGGCGCCGCCCGCGCATTCGCTCGAGTACTACGAAGCACTTTCCTTTCCTTTCGCGCCGGGCAACTGA
- the xylB gene encoding xylulokinase has protein sequence MSLFVGLDVGTQSVKLIAYDPQARKVVATHGQVLELIAGDDGSREQHARWWIDAIRACFARMEPAQRARVSAIGVSGQQHGFVPVDAAGDVLAPAKLWCDTSTTVECDEIMAAAGGAKGCIALAGNPILAGYTASKLPWTRKHRPEVYSRLAAIMLPHDYVNFWLTGERWMEYGDASGTGWLDVRTRRWSSRMLAATDAQRDLSALLPPLVEADASFTIAANIAEALGLPHGVRVSAGGGDNMMAAVGTGNVASGVLSMSLGTSGTLFAHADHPVVDEAGGWAAFCSSTGGWLPLICTMNCTVATESVARMFGFSSRDGDAVMADTAPGAGGLVMLPFLNGERTPDLPHARGSLHGMDSTNLTRGNVYRAAMEGATYALRYGYDALTAAGLQFDAIRLTGGGSQSAAWRQMVADVFELPVAVPEQSEGAAFGAALQALWSHGRANGGGDDIATIAREHVGTDAASVARPDGNAASAYRSHYRQFRRHLDAAMQSHANSNTPKP, from the coding sequence ATGAGCCTCTTCGTCGGTCTCGACGTTGGTACCCAGAGCGTCAAGCTGATTGCCTACGATCCGCAGGCACGCAAAGTCGTGGCCACGCACGGCCAGGTGCTGGAACTGATCGCCGGCGATGACGGCAGTCGCGAGCAGCACGCGCGGTGGTGGATCGACGCAATCCGCGCCTGCTTCGCGCGCATGGAGCCCGCGCAACGCGCACGCGTCAGCGCGATCGGTGTCTCCGGGCAGCAGCACGGTTTCGTGCCGGTCGATGCCGCCGGCGACGTGCTCGCGCCGGCCAAGCTGTGGTGCGACACCAGCACCACGGTCGAGTGCGACGAGATCATGGCCGCGGCCGGTGGCGCCAAGGGCTGCATCGCGCTGGCGGGCAATCCGATCCTCGCCGGCTACACCGCATCCAAGCTGCCGTGGACGCGCAAGCACCGGCCCGAGGTCTACTCGCGCCTGGCGGCGATCATGCTGCCGCACGACTACGTCAACTTCTGGCTGACCGGCGAACGCTGGATGGAGTATGGGGACGCCTCCGGCACCGGCTGGCTCGACGTGCGCACGCGCCGCTGGTCGTCGCGCATGCTCGCCGCGACCGATGCGCAGCGCGATCTGTCGGCGCTGCTGCCGCCGCTGGTCGAGGCCGATGCCAGCTTCACCATCGCCGCAAACATCGCCGAAGCGCTCGGCCTGCCGCACGGCGTGCGCGTGTCCGCCGGCGGCGGCGACAACATGATGGCCGCCGTAGGAACCGGCAACGTCGCCTCCGGCGTGCTGAGCATGAGCCTGGGCACGTCGGGCACGCTGTTCGCGCATGCAGACCATCCGGTCGTCGACGAGGCTGGCGGCTGGGCCGCGTTCTGCTCGTCCACCGGCGGCTGGCTGCCGCTGATCTGCACTATGAACTGCACCGTCGCCACCGAAAGCGTCGCGCGCATGTTCGGCTTCAGCAGCCGCGACGGCGATGCGGTCATGGCCGACACGGCGCCCGGCGCGGGCGGGCTGGTGATGCTGCCGTTCCTCAACGGTGAGCGCACGCCCGACCTGCCGCATGCACGCGGTTCGCTGCACGGCATGGACTCGACCAACCTCACCCGCGGCAATGTCTACCGCGCGGCGATGGAGGGCGCGACCTACGCCCTTCGCTACGGCTACGACGCGCTGACCGCGGCGGGCCTGCAATTCGACGCCATCCGCCTGACCGGCGGCGGCAGCCAGAGCGCCGCATGGCGACAGATGGTGGCCGACGTGTTCGAGCTGCCGGTCGCCGTGCCGGAACAGAGCGAGGGCGCCGCCTTCGGTGCCGCGCTGCAGGCGCTGTGGTCGCACGGCCGCGCCAACGGCGGCGGCGACGACATCGCCACGATCGCGCGCGAGCACGTCGGTACCGACGCGGCTTCGGTCGCGCGTCCCGACGGCAACGCCGCCTCCGCCTATCGCTCGCATTACCGCCAGTTCCGCCGCCACCTCGATGCGGCCATGCAATCCCACGCCAATTCCAACACCCCCAAGCCCTGA
- a CDS encoding sugar porter family MFS transporter, with amino-acid sequence MNSATLENATSNHDAENTRLIILVSCVATIGGFLFGFDSGVINGTVDGLQQAFGSSKAGLGFEVASMLLGCAIGAFFAGRLADRWGRRSVLIISAVLFLLSAIGAGAAATSTMFVIARVLGGFAVGAASVMSPAYIAEVASARYRGRLATVQQIAIIGGLFCAFLSNYLLAKAAGASTEGLWLGQAAWRWMFWVQAIPSLLFLVLLLTIPESPRYLVVKKRQADALAVLTRLYGAAQARTKLAEIDASLSADHHRPQLSDLINKTTGKIRPIVWIGIGLATFQQLVGINVVFYYGAVLWQAVGFSESDALLINVLSGALSIGACLVTVLLIDRIGRKPLLWVGSAGMAVSLALMTWAFTTGSIDANHKLALSDSMGTLALVAANVYVIFFNASWGPVMWVMLGEMFPNQIRGSGLAVAGAAQWTSNFAITVTFPMLLASIGLAGAYGIYTVAAIISVFFVLRYVYETKGKELEQMEG; translated from the coding sequence ATGAACAGCGCCACGCTCGAAAACGCCACGTCCAACCACGACGCCGAGAACACACGCCTGATCATCCTGGTCAGCTGCGTGGCCACCATCGGTGGCTTCCTGTTCGGCTTCGACAGCGGCGTGATCAACGGCACCGTCGACGGACTGCAGCAGGCATTCGGTTCGAGCAAGGCCGGCCTCGGCTTCGAGGTCGCCTCGATGCTGCTGGGTTGCGCGATCGGCGCGTTCTTCGCCGGGCGCCTGGCCGACCGCTGGGGCCGGCGCTCGGTGCTGATCATCTCGGCGGTGCTGTTCCTGCTGTCGGCCATTGGCGCCGGCGCGGCGGCCACCTCGACGATGTTCGTCATCGCGCGCGTGCTCGGTGGTTTCGCCGTCGGTGCCGCCAGCGTGATGTCACCGGCCTACATCGCCGAAGTCGCATCGGCGCGCTACCGCGGCCGCCTGGCCACGGTGCAGCAGATCGCGATCATCGGTGGACTGTTCTGCGCCTTCCTCAGCAACTACTTGCTGGCCAAGGCCGCCGGCGCTTCCACCGAGGGTCTGTGGCTGGGGCAGGCGGCATGGCGCTGGATGTTCTGGGTGCAGGCGATTCCGTCGCTGCTGTTCCTGGTGTTGCTGCTGACGATTCCGGAAAGCCCGCGCTACCTGGTCGTGAAGAAGCGCCAGGCCGATGCGCTGGCGGTGCTCACCCGCCTGTACGGCGCCGCCCAGGCGCGGACCAAGCTGGCCGAGATCGATGCATCGCTGTCGGCCGACCATCACCGCCCGCAGCTGTCGGACCTGATCAACAAGACCACCGGCAAGATCCGTCCGATCGTCTGGATCGGTATCGGCCTGGCCACGTTCCAGCAGCTGGTCGGCATCAACGTCGTCTTCTACTACGGCGCGGTGCTGTGGCAGGCGGTCGGCTTCTCCGAGAGCGACGCGCTGCTGATCAACGTGCTGTCGGGTGCGCTCAGCATCGGCGCCTGCCTTGTGACGGTGCTATTGATCGACCGCATCGGCCGCAAGCCGCTGCTGTGGGTCGGCTCGGCCGGCATGGCGGTGTCGCTGGCGCTGATGACCTGGGCCTTCACCACCGGCTCGATCGATGCCAACCACAAGCTGGCGCTGTCGGATTCGATGGGCACGCTGGCGCTGGTCGCCGCCAACGTCTACGTGATCTTCTTCAACGCGTCGTGGGGCCCGGTGATGTGGGTCATGCTGGGCGAGATGTTCCCCAACCAGATCCGCGGTTCGGGCCTGGCGGTCGCCGGTGCGGCGCAGTGGACGTCGAACTTCGCCATCACCGTGACCTTCCCGATGCTGCTGGCCAGCATCGGCCTGGCCGGCGCGTACGGCATCTACACGGTCGCTGCGATCATCTCGGTGTTCTTCGTCCTGCGCTACGTCTACGAGACCAAGGGCAAGGAACTGGAACAGATGGAAGGCTGA